One Rissa tridactyla isolate bRisTri1 chromosome 1, bRisTri1.patW.cur.20221130, whole genome shotgun sequence DNA segment encodes these proteins:
- the LOC128905765 gene encoding ubiquinol-cytochrome-c reductase complex assembly factor 6 → MPAGVPWPTYLKALAASMLAMFAGAEVVHRYYRPDLSIPEIPPKPGELRTELLGLKERSSKVQTSQQ, encoded by the exons atGCCCGCCGGCGTGCCTTGGCCCACCTACCTGAAGGCGCTGGCGGCCAGCATGCTGGCCATGTTCGCCGGCGCCGAGGTGGTGCACAGGTACTACAGGCCTGACCTT AGTATACCTGAAATACCTCCTAAGCCTGGAGAACTGAGAACAGAACTGTTGGGTCTAAAAGAAAGATCAAGCAAAGTTCAAACTTCACAACAGTGA